One region of Trueperaceae bacterium genomic DNA includes:
- a CDS encoding sugar phosphate isomerase/epimerase: MKAAAHTMSTPRLELLPALDLYARLGFDGVEVLYTEGYPCALHPSAAEEEVRPLLQRLSETGLRVAQLTPYANAFDDEDPAVREAAVAEIERCIELAGRLGCGNVRLWAGQEPEPGEGPGRYERLIDALRGLAAKAVAAGVSLNIENHAGSYALCSETSVRIIEAVGAGLGITYDPANLLQLGEGEPLRALERQLPYVRHVHFKDLRALGDRKYEITQVGEGDVPWAELMPVLRAGGYAEYFSTEYEKRWHPDELPEPEVGLRHELSELRRLWV; this comes from the coding sequence ATGAAGGCGGCTGCCCACACCATGTCCACCCCGCGGCTCGAGCTCCTCCCGGCGCTCGACCTCTACGCGCGGCTCGGCTTCGACGGCGTGGAGGTCCTCTACACGGAAGGTTACCCCTGCGCGCTCCACCCGAGCGCGGCGGAGGAAGAGGTGAGGCCGCTCCTCCAGCGCCTCAGCGAGACCGGCCTCCGCGTGGCGCAGCTGACGCCGTACGCGAACGCCTTCGACGACGAGGACCCGGCCGTGCGGGAGGCGGCCGTCGCGGAGATCGAGCGCTGCATCGAGCTGGCCGGCCGCCTCGGGTGCGGCAACGTGCGGCTATGGGCAGGGCAGGAGCCGGAGCCTGGCGAGGGGCCGGGCCGGTACGAGCGCCTGATTGACGCCCTTAGGGGTCTCGCCGCGAAGGCTGTCGCCGCCGGAGTGAGCCTGAACATCGAGAACCACGCGGGTTCCTACGCTCTCTGCTCCGAGACCTCAGTGAGGATCATCGAGGCCGTGGGGGCCGGTCTCGGGATCACGTACGACCCGGCGAACCTGCTGCAGCTCGGCGAAGGGGAACCCCTGCGCGCGCTCGAGCGGCAGCTGCCGTACGTGAGGCACGTCCACTTCAAGGACCTGCGGGCGCTGGGGGACCGGAAGTACGAGATAACGCAGGTAGGTGAGGGCGACGTGCCTTGGGCGGAGCTCATGCCCGTGCTGCGGGCAGGCGGTTACGCCGAGTACTTCTCTACGGAGTACGAGAAGCGGTGGCACCCGGACGAGCTGCCGGAGCCGGAGGTGGGGTTGAGGCACGAGCTGAGCGAGCTCCGGAGGTTGTGGGTCTGA
- a CDS encoding XRE family transcriptional regulator, producing the protein MKKWREVRAKAVQEGRLDEKKAQEHKARMIADERAYKLAELRDHFGLRQEDVAERLHVSQSRVSRIERGDIDTAQVSTLRAYAQALGGDIEIAVRVGSDRIPIS; encoded by the coding sequence ATGAAGAAGTGGCGTGAAGTTCGAGCGAAGGCCGTCCAAGAGGGCCGCCTTGATGAGAAGAAGGCGCAGGAGCACAAGGCTCGCATGATTGCTGACGAGCGCGCCTACAAGCTGGCCGAGCTCAGGGACCATTTCGGGCTGCGGCAGGAGGACGTCGCCGAGCGCCTGCACGTCTCTCAGTCGCGCGTGTCTCGCATCGAACGCGGAGACATCGACACAGCGCAGGTGTCGACGCTAAGGGCGTACGCGCAGGCGCTGGGCGGCGACATCGAGATCGCCGTGCGCGTGGGAAGCGACCGCATCCCCATCTCCTGA
- a CDS encoding copper resistance protein CopC: protein MRRALAAFVVATAVSFGYAHAYLVTSSPVEGEVTSEPVTEISLEFSEPVETGFSTFKLVRVVTDLEPGAEDYAARLDAVAGPMASTVLAQREEQVGQVAFALRPRSGSAAQLNLTLGEPLSPGAYLLAWRVLSVDTHVIEGFLTFTVR, encoded by the coding sequence GTGAGGCGCGCCCTAGCTGCGTTCGTCGTCGCCACTGCCGTGAGCTTCGGCTACGCCCACGCCTACCTCGTCACCTCCTCCCCAGTCGAGGGGGAGGTGACGAGCGAGCCGGTAACGGAGATCTCCCTCGAGTTCAGCGAACCCGTCGAGACGGGCTTCTCGACCTTCAAGCTCGTGCGGGTCGTCACCGACCTGGAACCGGGCGCCGAGGACTACGCCGCGCGCCTCGACGCGGTGGCCGGCCCCATGGCGTCGACCGTTCTCGCGCAACGAGAGGAGCAAGTGGGGCAGGTGGCCTTCGCCCTAAGACCGCGCTCCGGCAGCGCCGCGCAACTGAACCTGACCCTGGGCGAACCGCTGAGCCCGGGCGCCTACCTGCTCGCCTGGCGCGTGCTCTCCGTCGACACGCACGTCATCGAGGGGTTCTTGACGTTCACCGTGCGGTGA
- a CDS encoding CopD family protein produces the protein MLVILAKAVTLLSAAIAAGTSVAPTLLPTKRLTPALAAALYAALAALVLASALEVVVNLVRLLGHAEWDLFVSYLSSTRHGHAVVARTAVAAALTAAVAVPWLRLLRWPLALALLTTYSYASHAAGMGGTWPMITDLVHYGAVAVWAGAVLAARAAPVWRDGAEALKLDTLERLSRIGLLTVLLLTLTGVISTLVHSSDPASFVASPYATAWLVKVGIVALTVALAAWNRFGLLPAARRDETDLRMRRSLTTELALLLAVFVATAWLTTSALPHTAEDSSTSPIENLQRWADYLRE, from the coding sequence ATGCTGGTCATCTTGGCGAAAGCTGTCACCTTGCTTAGCGCGGCGATCGCCGCCGGCACGAGCGTGGCGCCCACCCTCCTCCCCACCAAGCGCCTCACGCCGGCCCTCGCCGCCGCCTTGTACGCCGCGCTCGCCGCCCTCGTGCTCGCCAGCGCGCTCGAGGTCGTGGTGAACCTCGTGCGACTGCTGGGGCACGCGGAGTGGGACCTGTTCGTCTCGTACCTGAGCTCCACAAGGCACGGCCACGCCGTCGTGGCGCGCACCGCCGTGGCTGCGGCCCTCACGGCCGCCGTGGCCGTCCCGTGGCTGCGCCTGCTGCGGTGGCCGCTCGCCCTCGCCCTCCTAACCACCTACAGCTACGCCAGCCACGCCGCCGGCATGGGCGGGACGTGGCCCATGATCACCGACCTCGTGCACTACGGGGCGGTGGCGGTCTGGGCGGGCGCCGTCCTCGCCGCCCGCGCCGCACCCGTCTGGCGAGACGGCGCCGAGGCGCTCAAGCTCGACACGCTCGAGCGCCTCTCCCGCATCGGCCTCCTGACGGTCCTGTTGCTGACGCTCACCGGGGTGATCTCCACCCTCGTCCACTCGTCGGACCCGGCGTCGTTCGTGGCGTCGCCCTACGCGACGGCCTGGCTGGTGAAGGTGGGTATCGTGGCCCTGACCGTGGCCCTCGCCGCCTGGAACCGCTTCGGGCTGCTCCCGGCGGCGCGACGCGACGAGACTGACCTCCGCATGCGCCGCAGCCTGACCACCGAGCTCGCGCTCCTCCTGGCCGTGTTCGTCGCGACCGCCTGGTTGACCACCAGCGCGCTCCCCCACACCGCCGAGGACTCGAGCACCTCCCCCATCGAGAACTTGCAGCGATGGGCAGACTACCTGAGAGAGTGA